From the genome of Naumannella halotolerans, one region includes:
- a CDS encoding lycopene cyclase family protein, whose translation MNRSTGRSSQVDVAVVGLGPAGRALAHRLLQAGAEVLVIDPCPERVWRQTLSGWRHQLPGWLDDQVVASTARPVLRTRGTQEIDDPYLVLDNTALHTRLSLAGARVEETRVGPDGFAALTSRAHWVIDARGATPAGRRRRVPMQTAHGVVVPTRAAAGVLAGAEAVLMDWTPFDGSSRWQEPASFLYAVEVAPGRELLEETCLAGEPPLPPAELQRRLHRRLQRYGVPPDAIEGPGATIERVRIPMLPSAADPLPDRVIRFGAAGGQLNPITGYSALASLRDTDTWVNALTRGDPGRLPQRPDPLARTALGAFLQLSPAATVELFDAFARLPTEQQRVVFDGRGAGFPAALFAQWQAMPPAGRLALIAATARSLLTAR comes from the coding sequence GTGAATCGGTCGACGGGCAGGTCGTCGCAGGTCGACGTGGCCGTCGTCGGGCTGGGGCCGGCGGGCCGGGCGTTGGCCCATCGACTGTTGCAGGCCGGTGCCGAGGTGTTGGTGATCGACCCCTGTCCGGAGCGGGTGTGGCGACAGACCCTGTCGGGCTGGCGGCACCAGTTGCCGGGCTGGCTGGACGACCAGGTGGTGGCCAGCACGGCTCGCCCGGTGCTGCGCACCCGGGGCACCCAGGAGATCGACGACCCCTATCTCGTGCTCGACAACACCGCGCTGCACACCCGGCTGAGCCTGGCCGGTGCGCGGGTCGAGGAAACGCGGGTCGGGCCGGACGGTTTCGCGGCGCTGACCAGCAGGGCCCACTGGGTGATCGACGCCCGCGGGGCCACGCCGGCCGGTCGGCGACGCCGGGTGCCGATGCAGACCGCCCACGGGGTGGTCGTACCGACCCGGGCGGCCGCCGGTGTGCTGGCCGGCGCCGAGGCGGTGCTGATGGACTGGACCCCCTTCGACGGGTCGTCACGGTGGCAGGAACCGGCCTCGTTCCTCTATGCCGTCGAGGTCGCACCGGGGCGTGAGCTGCTGGAGGAGACCTGCCTCGCCGGTGAGCCACCGCTGCCGCCGGCGGAGCTGCAACGGCGGCTGCATCGTCGCCTGCAGCGCTACGGGGTGCCGCCGGATGCGATCGAGGGACCCGGCGCGACGATCGAACGAGTCCGGATCCCGATGCTGCCCAGTGCGGCCGACCCGTTGCCCGACCGGGTGATCCGGTTCGGGGCGGCCGGTGGACAACTCAACCCGATCACCGGGTACTCCGCGCTGGCATCGCTGCGGGACACCGACACCTGGGTGAACGCGCTCACCCGGGGTGACCCGGGCCGCCTGCCGCAGCGGCCCGATCCGCTGGCGCGGACCGCACTGGGGGCCTTCCTGCAGCTCTCCCCGGCGGCCACGGTGGAACTCTTCGACGCCTTCGCCAGACTGCCGACCGAACAGCAGCGGGTGGTCTTCGACGGCCGCGGTGCCGGTTTCCCGGCGGCGCTGTTCGCGCAGTGGCAGGCGATGCCACCGGCCGGCCGGCTCGCCCTGATCGCTGCCACTGCCCGCAGCCTGCTGACGGCTCGGTGA
- a CDS encoding phytoene desaturase family protein codes for MSHVVIIGSGLAGLSAACHLLGAGHRVSIVERDHQLGGRARRVSQDGFTFDLGPTVMTMPELLDEPLRAIGSSQQRAVPMRRLDPGYRGRFADGSELLIRDSTPRTAAEIAALAGSAEGEAFSELAQFLHRLNTIELLNFIDRNFDSPLDLLRNPVAVARLVSMGAFGSLQRMIDKRISDPRVRRMLTFQALYAGLRPDKALGVYGVITYMDTVRGVYLPEGGMGAVAAGLAAELADKATIITDTTVTELLRRSDGVIAGVNTTGGTIAADAVVITTDLPEAYRRLLPELQPPRAVRRPVYSPSAVVWHLGVRGELPQRAAHHNIHFGEQWAESFEALVDRGVCMPDPSRLVTVSSLGEPGLAPDGAHTLYVLEPVPGTGRGVDWTRERGPIRERLAEFLAANDYPTDIVTERLVTPTEWEAEGLAGGTPFGLAHVFSQTGPFRPSNLEPRVPGVFFAGSSTVPGVGVPMVLISGKLVSHRVDRWFGRRR; via the coding sequence ATGAGCCATGTCGTGATCATCGGCTCCGGTCTGGCCGGGTTGTCCGCCGCCTGCCACCTGCTGGGGGCCGGACACCGGGTGAGCATCGTCGAGCGCGACCACCAGCTCGGTGGCCGAGCCCGGCGGGTGAGCCAGGACGGGTTCACCTTCGACCTCGGGCCGACCGTGATGACCATGCCCGAGTTGCTGGACGAACCGCTGCGCGCGATCGGTTCCAGTCAGCAGCGGGCGGTGCCGATGCGCCGGCTCGACCCGGGCTACCGGGGCCGTTTCGCCGACGGCAGCGAACTGCTGATCCGCGACAGCACGCCGCGGACCGCCGCCGAGATCGCGGCCCTGGCCGGTTCTGCCGAGGGAGAGGCCTTCTCGGAGTTGGCGCAGTTCCTGCACCGGTTGAACACGATCGAACTGCTGAACTTCATCGACCGCAACTTCGACTCCCCGCTGGATCTGTTGCGCAATCCGGTGGCGGTGGCCCGGCTGGTGTCCATGGGCGCCTTCGGTTCCCTGCAACGCATGATCGACAAGCGGATCTCCGATCCCCGGGTCCGGCGCATGCTGACCTTCCAGGCCCTCTATGCCGGTCTCCGCCCGGACAAGGCGCTCGGTGTCTACGGCGTGATCACCTACATGGACACCGTCCGCGGGGTCTACCTGCCCGAGGGAGGTATGGGTGCGGTCGCGGCGGGGCTGGCTGCCGAGCTCGCCGACAAGGCGACGATCATCACCGACACCACGGTCACCGAACTGCTCCGGCGCAGCGACGGTGTGATCGCCGGCGTGAACACCACCGGTGGCACGATCGCCGCGGATGCCGTGGTGATCACCACCGATCTGCCCGAGGCGTACCGGCGGCTGCTGCCCGAACTGCAACCACCCCGCGCGGTCCGCAGACCGGTGTACTCCCCCTCGGCGGTGGTCTGGCATCTGGGGGTACGCGGAGAGCTGCCGCAACGTGCCGCCCACCACAACATCCACTTCGGTGAGCAGTGGGCCGAATCCTTCGAGGCACTGGTCGATCGAGGTGTCTGCATGCCCGACCCGTCACGGCTGGTCACCGTCAGCAGCCTCGGCGAACCCGGTCTGGCGCCCGACGGGGCCCACACGCTCTACGTCCTCGAACCCGTACCGGGGACCGGTCGCGGTGTGGACTGGACCCGCGAACGCGGACCGATCCGCGAACGCCTGGCCGAGTTCCTCGCCGCCAACGACTACCCGACCGACATCGTCACCGAACGGCTGGTCACACCGACCGAATGGGAGGCCGAGGGCCTGGCCGGCGGCACCCCCTTCGGCCTGGCCCATGTGTTCTCCCAAACCGGCCCGTTCCGCCCCTCGAACCTCGAACCCCGCGTACCGGGGGTGTTCTTCGCCGGCTCCTCCACCGTCCCCGGGGTCGGTGTACCGATGGTGCTGATCAGCGGCAAGCTGGTCTCCCACCGGGTCGACCGATGGTTCGGCAGACGCCGATGA
- a CDS encoding 3-hydroxyisobutyryl-CoA hydrolase, translated as MVDYFTAETDQVRFAVDGRLGLIELNRPKAINALTWEMVDALNRQLDEWAEDDAIATVAITGAGDRGLCAGGDVRSIREAILAGDLESPTNFWRDEYRLNATIADYPKPYVAIMDGVVMGGGVGVSVHGQVRLVTERTKIAMPETIIGLFPDVGAMWCLSRAPQNFGVHMALTGTTIDGPTAIAIGFADAQIDSQRIPEVLATLGRGESIDHFLSTPAAAPFGDWLQAYDSTDPVQILRQLRASSDPAARTAAEDMAKRSPYSVAVTLAALRRAATMSSVNEVLDQDFVLGKHFLGNPDFVEGVRAQLVDKDRNPTWRHSSFDQVTDDEVAAAFED; from the coding sequence GTGGTCGACTACTTCACTGCAGAAACCGATCAGGTCCGCTTCGCCGTGGACGGCCGGCTCGGGCTGATCGAGCTCAACCGACCGAAGGCGATCAACGCCTTGACCTGGGAGATGGTCGACGCGCTGAATCGACAGCTCGACGAATGGGCCGAGGACGACGCGATCGCCACGGTGGCGATCACCGGCGCCGGCGACCGTGGCCTGTGTGCCGGCGGCGACGTCCGTTCTATCCGCGAGGCGATCCTCGCCGGTGACCTGGAATCGCCGACGAACTTCTGGCGCGACGAGTACCGGCTGAACGCCACGATCGCCGACTACCCCAAGCCCTATGTGGCGATCATGGACGGCGTGGTGATGGGCGGCGGAGTCGGCGTCTCGGTCCACGGGCAGGTACGTCTGGTCACCGAGCGGACGAAGATCGCGATGCCGGAGACGATCATCGGGTTGTTCCCCGACGTCGGCGCGATGTGGTGTCTGTCCCGGGCACCACAGAACTTCGGGGTGCACATGGCACTGACCGGCACCACGATCGACGGCCCGACGGCGATCGCCATCGGGTTCGCCGATGCGCAGATCGACTCGCAGCGAATCCCCGAGGTGCTGGCAACCCTGGGCCGTGGCGAGTCGATCGACCACTTCCTCAGCACCCCGGCGGCAGCGCCCTTCGGGGACTGGCTGCAGGCCTACGACAGCACCGACCCGGTGCAGATCCTGCGACAGTTGAGGGCCAGCAGCGACCCGGCGGCTCGTACCGCCGCCGAGGACATGGCCAAGCGCTCGCCCTACTCGGTCGCGGTCACCCTGGCGGCCCTGCGGCGGGCGGCGACGATGTCTTCGGTGAACGAGGTGCTGGACCAGGACTTCGTCCTCGGCAAGCACTTCCTCGGCAATCCCGACTTCGTGGAGGGCGTCCGGGCCCAACTCGTCGACAAGGACCGGAACCCGACCTGGCGACATTCCTCCTTCGACCAGGTCACCGACGACGAGGTGGCGGCCGCCTTCGAGGACTGA
- a CDS encoding polyprenyl synthetase family protein, whose product MINDSAATWAEVTDDHRAVGTTLAAVEHALCTSIAELTRQWNAHAGDRAPILGTTDLPSLLAAAVGGGKQVRPAMVHWGWLAAGGPDHSRQQMITAGAAFELLHAFAIIHDDVMDRSETRRGHPTCHVLATEAYRQARGDHGAELFGDSIAILVGDLAHAEADHLIGALPSATRSIWRAMVIELVLGQRADLTGTSPDDRIAALEVARLKTGSYTIERPLQIGADLGAASASAMECLAGYGRHLGRAYGLRDDVLGTFGDPSRTGKSIDDDLTSGKQTVLLLLAEKRFSTDGRRRLRRVTANQAGSDEVDRVRQEMIDTGIRQEVEAMIDNEIDTALAALDRHHLDPVAVDGLTRSAEQLRRRTA is encoded by the coding sequence ATGATCAACGATTCCGCAGCAACCTGGGCCGAGGTCACCGACGACCATCGTGCGGTCGGTACCACCTTGGCCGCGGTCGAGCACGCACTGTGCACCAGCATCGCCGAGCTCACCCGGCAGTGGAACGCCCATGCCGGTGACCGGGCACCGATCCTCGGCACCACCGATCTGCCGTCCCTGCTCGCCGCAGCAGTCGGCGGCGGCAAGCAGGTACGCCCGGCCATGGTGCACTGGGGATGGCTGGCCGCCGGCGGCCCCGACCACAGCCGGCAGCAGATGATCACCGCCGGCGCGGCCTTCGAGCTGTTGCACGCCTTCGCGATCATCCACGACGACGTGATGGACCGTTCGGAGACCCGTCGCGGGCACCCCACCTGCCATGTCCTGGCCACCGAGGCCTACCGGCAAGCCCGAGGGGACCACGGGGCCGAGCTCTTCGGCGACAGCATCGCGATCCTGGTCGGTGACCTCGCCCATGCCGAGGCCGACCACCTGATCGGCGCTCTGCCGTCGGCGACCCGATCGATCTGGCGGGCGATGGTGATCGAACTCGTCCTGGGTCAGCGCGCAGACCTCACCGGCACCAGCCCCGACGACCGGATCGCGGCCCTGGAGGTGGCCCGGTTGAAGACCGGTTCCTACACCATCGAACGCCCGTTGCAGATCGGCGCCGACCTCGGCGCGGCGAGCGCGTCGGCGATGGAGTGCCTGGCCGGGTACGGACGGCATCTCGGGCGAGCCTACGGTCTGCGCGACGATGTGCTGGGGACCTTCGGCGATCCGAGCAGGACGGGCAAATCGATCGACGACGACCTCACCTCGGGCAAGCAGACCGTGTTGTTGTTGCTGGCCGAGAAGCGGTTCTCCACCGACGGGCGCCGCCGACTGCGGCGGGTCACCGCCAACCAGGCGGGTTCGGACGAGGTCGACCGGGTACGCCAGGAGATGATCGACACCGGCATACGCCAGGAGGTCGAGGCCATGATCGACAACGAGATCGACACCGCCCTGGCCGCACTGGACCGACACCATCTGGATCCGGTGGCGGTCGACGGGTTGACCCGATCAGCCGAGCAGCTCCGGAGGCGGACCGCATGA
- a CDS encoding DUF5914 domain-containing protein — MSEHGRLARLQQEVHRRTPIRYLPEDSLDRIRPTWQQARIGRIERALRRAKQGDPGGWHVVGSSASLPTAESITRTVAGQELVLWRADGRVHAGPGSCPHMGALLDRCPVFDGVLHCRWHGMQLPPEGIGAWRTLPAVDDGVLLWVRLPTPGEELSAEPTITPRPPLDRAISAVAARALVCEPDDVVANRLDPWHGAWFHPYAFSDLTVDESASDDEVLTVDVTFRLSRTWGVPVTAEFRCPDARTIVMTIVRGEGAGSVVETHATFLGLDSQGLPRTMMTEATIAHSDRPGFSLGRAMSGVIKPLMRRTALQLWVDDGEYAERRYEIRHRQQVRQESGSR, encoded by the coding sequence ATGAGCGAACACGGACGACTGGCCCGGCTGCAGCAGGAGGTCCACCGGCGAACCCCGATCCGCTACCTGCCCGAGGACTCCCTGGACCGGATCCGCCCCACCTGGCAGCAGGCCCGCATCGGCCGGATCGAACGTGCCCTGCGACGGGCCAAGCAGGGCGATCCCGGCGGCTGGCATGTGGTCGGCTCTTCGGCCTCCCTGCCGACGGCCGAGTCGATCACCCGGACCGTTGCGGGCCAGGAATTGGTGCTCTGGCGCGCCGACGGCAGGGTCCATGCCGGACCGGGGTCCTGTCCGCACATGGGAGCCCTGCTCGACCGCTGTCCGGTCTTCGACGGGGTCCTGCACTGCCGGTGGCACGGGATGCAGCTGCCACCCGAGGGGATCGGCGCCTGGCGTACCCTGCCGGCCGTCGACGACGGCGTCCTGTTGTGGGTACGCCTGCCCACCCCCGGTGAGGAACTGTCGGCCGAGCCGACCATCACCCCGCGACCGCCGCTGGACCGGGCGATCAGTGCGGTCGCGGCCCGGGCACTGGTCTGTGAACCCGATGACGTGGTGGCGAATCGACTGGACCCGTGGCACGGCGCCTGGTTCCACCCCTATGCCTTCTCCGACCTGACCGTCGACGAATCGGCCAGCGACGACGAGGTGCTGACCGTCGATGTCACCTTCCGGCTCAGTCGTACCTGGGGTGTGCCGGTGACGGCGGAGTTCCGCTGTCCCGATGCGCGGACGATCGTGATGACGATCGTGCGGGGTGAAGGCGCGGGCTCGGTGGTGGAGACCCATGCCACCTTCCTCGGACTCGACTCCCAGGGACTGCCCCGGACCATGATGACCGAGGCGACCATCGCCCACTCCGATCGCCCCGGGTTCTCCCTCGGCCGGGCAATGTCCGGTGTGATCAAACCGTTGATGCGGCGGACCGCATTGCAACTGTGGGTCGACGACGGTGAGTACGCCGAGCGCAGGTACGAGATCCGCCACCGGCAACAGGTTCGCCAGGAGTCCGGTTCCCGGTGA
- a CDS encoding phytoene/squalene synthase family protein: MTDTAMSDSEHIEAGYAQCSRLTWAHGTTYFWGAMLLPKQDRRHVHAVYALCRLADDIVDAPGATLGPANTATRQALQDFRAEFDESLRTPHRARPVFAAIATSVRSAGIEPECFDRFFDAMAMDLVTDSYQTWQDLLGYMEGSAAVIGEMMLPVLHPRSARALRPARALGFAFQLTNFLRDVGEDLQRGRVYLPQEDLRRFGTDPADRRNDRAWREMLAFQIARNRELYAIADEGLTYLPRPSATCVGTARVLYSQILDRIEANDYDVFARRARVPLPRKAATAALAAIVGPTVHARMHRLQPRSPVTVEGIQ, from the coding sequence ATGACCGACACCGCGATGAGCGACAGCGAGCACATCGAAGCCGGGTACGCCCAGTGCAGCAGGCTGACCTGGGCCCACGGCACCACCTACTTCTGGGGTGCGATGCTGTTGCCGAAGCAGGATCGGCGACATGTCCACGCGGTCTATGCACTGTGCCGGCTGGCCGATGACATCGTCGACGCCCCCGGCGCCACCCTCGGCCCGGCCAACACCGCTACCCGGCAGGCATTGCAGGACTTCCGAGCCGAGTTCGACGAGAGCCTGCGTACCCCGCACCGGGCCCGTCCGGTGTTCGCCGCGATCGCCACCAGTGTCCGCAGCGCCGGCATCGAACCGGAGTGTTTCGACCGCTTCTTCGACGCGATGGCGATGGACCTGGTGACCGACAGCTACCAGACCTGGCAGGACCTGCTGGGTTACATGGAGGGCTCGGCGGCGGTGATCGGGGAGATGATGTTGCCCGTCCTGCACCCCCGCTCGGCGCGGGCACTGCGACCGGCCCGTGCGCTCGGCTTCGCCTTCCAGCTGACCAATTTCCTGCGCGATGTCGGCGAGGACCTGCAGCGCGGTCGGGTCTACCTGCCGCAGGAGGACCTGCGACGCTTCGGCACCGATCCGGCCGATCGCCGCAATGACCGCGCCTGGCGGGAGATGCTGGCCTTCCAGATCGCCCGCAACCGCGAGCTGTACGCGATCGCCGATGAGGGACTGACCTACCTGCCACGTCCCTCGGCCACCTGCGTCGGTACCGCCCGGGTGCTCTATTCGCAGATCCTCGATCGGATCGAGGCCAACGACTACGACGTGTTCGCCCGCCGGGCACGGGTACCGCTGCCCCGCAAGGCCGCCACCGCTGCCCTGGCGGCGATCGTCGGACCGACGGTCCACGCACGGATGCACCGACTGCAGCCCAGATCTCCGGTGACGGTGGAGGGAATCCAATGA
- the idi gene encoding isopentenyl-diphosphate Delta-isomerase — MRDLLLCALTPQSPPTSDPVVLVDEQGTRLGTAEKSLVHDSDTPLHLAFSTYLRAPDGRVLITRRALTKRTWPGVWTNSACGHLRPGETPAQAAERRVTEELGTAPLDLQTVLPDFAYRAVDAGGVVENELCPVLVGGIDPAGIDPDPSEVAEYDWVGWDDLRDCAARTPRLLSPWAVEQIVQLGPDPWGRS; from the coding sequence CTGCGCGACCTGCTGCTCTGCGCGCTGACCCCGCAGAGCCCACCCACCTCCGATCCGGTGGTGCTCGTCGACGAGCAGGGCACCCGCCTGGGGACTGCGGAGAAGTCCTTGGTCCATGACAGCGACACCCCACTGCATCTGGCCTTTTCCACCTACCTGCGGGCTCCCGACGGCCGGGTGCTGATCACCCGGCGGGCGCTGACCAAGCGGACCTGGCCGGGGGTCTGGACGAACAGTGCCTGCGGCCACCTGCGTCCCGGGGAAACACCGGCACAGGCAGCCGAACGCCGCGTCACCGAGGAACTCGGCACCGCCCCATTGGACCTGCAGACGGTCCTGCCCGACTTCGCCTACCGGGCGGTCGATGCCGGCGGAGTCGTGGAGAACGAACTCTGCCCGGTGCTGGTCGGTGGGATCGACCCGGCGGGCATCGACCCCGATCCGAGCGAGGTGGCCGAGTACGACTGGGTCGGCTGGGACGACCTGCGCGACTGTGCAGCCCGTACCCCCCGATTGTTGAGCCCGTGGGCGGTCGAACAGATCGTCCAGCTGGGCCCGGACCCCTGGGGGCGTTCATGA
- a CDS encoding exodeoxyribonuclease III, which produces MGTLNVNGIRAADRRGLRQWLAEHDPDVLTLQEVRAEPDLIPEGVFDGYHLSCDAGSLKGRNGVAVLSKAKPLDVRTSMGAKEFAAEGRWIEVDLPELTVASLYLPKGASPDDAERIEAYHRKMRYLPALARHLTKARRAAAKAGREFLVTGDFNIAHTENDLKNPKTNRRSPGFLAEEREWFSQILGPRTLTDVVRALHPDQAGPYSWWSWRGQAWTNDAGWRIDYQLASRALADAAVTGGTYRDPSYEARISDHAPVVVDYRV; this is translated from the coding sequence ATCGGAACCCTCAACGTCAACGGCATCCGGGCTGCGGACCGCCGCGGCCTGCGGCAGTGGTTGGCCGAACACGACCCGGATGTCCTCACCCTGCAGGAGGTACGGGCCGAGCCCGACCTGATCCCCGAAGGGGTCTTCGACGGGTACCACCTCAGTTGCGACGCCGGCAGCCTGAAGGGCCGCAACGGTGTCGCGGTGCTCAGCAAGGCCAAGCCGCTCGACGTCCGTACCTCCATGGGCGCGAAGGAGTTCGCCGCCGAGGGGCGCTGGATCGAGGTCGACCTGCCCGAGCTGACCGTCGCCTCGCTGTACCTGCCGAAGGGCGCCTCCCCCGACGACGCCGAACGGATCGAGGCCTACCACCGCAAGATGCGCTACCTGCCGGCCCTGGCGCGGCATCTGACCAAGGCCCGCCGGGCCGCGGCCAAGGCCGGCCGCGAGTTCCTGGTCACCGGCGACTTCAACATCGCCCACACCGAGAACGACCTGAAGAACCCGAAGACGAACCGGCGCTCGCCCGGCTTCCTCGCCGAGGAGCGCGAATGGTTCAGCCAGATCCTCGGCCCGCGGACCCTCACCGATGTGGTCCGCGCCCTGCACCCCGACCAGGCCGGCCCCTACTCCTGGTGGAGCTGGCGCGGCCAGGCCTGGACCAACGATGCGGGCTGGCGGATCGACTACCAGCTCGCCAGCCGGGCCCTGGCCGATGCAGCGGTCACCGGGGGTACCTACCGCGACCCGTCCTACGAGGCCCGGATCAGCGATCACGCACCGGTGGTGGTGGACTACCGGGTCTGA